From Debaryomyces hansenii CBS767 chromosome C complete sequence, a single genomic window includes:
- a CDS encoding DEHA2C03366p (similar to uniprot|O59733 Schizosaccharomyces pombe SPBC3E7 SPBC3E7.13c protein), with the protein MSSEESGEVGVPKNGNQDDDSGSTRVSVSDRLAKLQRLKRKKQESEKLNKQELFQDYKQQKLKSIEYKKIEQKKLNAELEQEKLDSIEKGEDFERKQNWDWTIEDCEKWEKKTKQKGRNQKSGFQNFNKMAEQAYNKELSNLKVDKETYDQQKNAINKNKSGNQSQMSKILPVSSKPSAADTNRLVRNIEEANNRRMKRRRNKDDENDVNSYINDKNKQFNLKLNRQYDES; encoded by the coding sequence ATGTCATCTGAAGAATCAGGAGAAGTAGGAGTTCCAAAGAACGGTAACcaagatgatgattcagGGAGTACACGTGTGTCGGTATCTGATAGACTTGCGAAGCTTCAACGATTGAAACGTAAAAAACAAGAAAGTGAAAAACTTAATAAGCAAGAACTTTTCCAGGACTACAAACAACAGAAACTAAAATCGATTGAATATAAGAAAATAGAGCAGAAGAAGCTTAATGCAGAACTCGAACAGGAGAAACTCGACAGCATAGAAAAAGGTGAAGATTTCGAGAGAAAACAAAATTGGGACTGGACTATCGAAGATTGTGAAAAGTGGGAGAAAAAAACCAAACAAAAGGGAAGGAACCAGAAGTCTGGGTTTCAGAACTTTAATAAAATGGCCGAACAAGCTTATAACAAGGAGCTTCTGAACCTAAAAGTGGATAAAGAGACATACGACCAACAAAAGAATGcgataaacaaaaataagaGTGGTAACCAACTGCAAATGTCGAAAATACTACCAGTCTCCAGTAAACCGAGTGCTGCGGATACCAACCGGTTGGTTCGTAATATCGAAGAAGCGAACAATCGTAGAATGAAACGTAGACGGAACAAAGACGACGAAAATGATGTGAACAGCTACATCAACGACAAGAACAAACAGTTCAACCTTAAATTGAACAGACAATATGATGAATCATAG
- a CDS encoding DEHA2C03388p (similar to CA5283|IPF1912 Candida albicans IPF1912): MNIIELLSVVISIVLSMSSSGNKSSQAGGKEQKLLDHLLSLPEDQLASIRGNPGKVLEAIDNYPASFMTIGKNKGKIIVDKMKEVKPMVMIELGCYVGYSAILFANELPKEQGTKYYSFEANPDFANIASQIIDLAGLSHKVQIIVGNAAHTLGGFRDTFKRQGLSYSSLDFIFIDHEKSLYVPDLRVLESLNLIAPGTVIAADNIIMPGAPEYVEYVQSSPEEKRDFNYRVENVNGKEFLGRWNIIYKTETIPAITSKGHKDAVEITECVEYLNG; encoded by the coding sequence atgaatattatagaattattatcagttGTGATATCAATAGTACTTAGTATGTCATCATCAGGTAATAAATCGTCACAGGCGGGCGGAAAAGAACAAAAGCTTCTCGatcatcttctttctttgcCAGAAGATCAGCTTGCCTCGATAAGAGGTAACCCAGGAAAAGTGTTAGAGGCAATTGACAACTATCCTGCATCATTTATGACTATAGGAAAGAACAAAGGAAAGATTATTGTCGATAAGATGAAGGAAGTTAAACCTATGGTCATGATTGAACTTGGGTGTTACGTTGGGTATTCCGCAATTTTATTTGCAAATGAATTGCCAAAGGAGCAAGGGACCAAATATTATAGTTTTGAGGCAAATCCAGATTTCGCCAATATCGCTCTGCAGATCATTGATTTGGCAGGCTTATCTCACAAAGTCCAGATTATCGTTGGCAATGCCGCTCATACCTTAGGGGGCTTCAGGGATACGTTCAAGAGACAAGGATTATCGTACTCTTCGCTAGacttcattttcattgacCACGAGAAGAGTCTTTATGTTCCTGATCTCAGGGTTCTTgaatcattgaatttaattgcACCTGGTACCGTTATAGCGGCTGATAACATTATCATGCCTGGGGCCCCAGAATACGTAGAATACGTTCAATCGTCGCCAGAAGAGAAGCGTGATTTTAACTACAGAGTCGAAAACGTAAATGGCAAAGAGTTCCTTGGAAGGTggaatataatatacaagaCTGAAACTATTCCAGCCATTACTTCCAAGGGTCATAAGGATGCAGTTGAGATTACAGAATGCGTTGAGTATCTCAATGGTTAG
- a CDS encoding DEHA2C03410p (similar to uniprot|P41834 Saccharomyces cerevisiae YOR075W UFE1 t-SNARE that mediate retrograde traffic from the Golgi complex) — translation MSDLTPLFKQCVSIVQDKFGDSIKEDYDLKQSRKDNSEDRYIIKDTFIKECIQFHKFLTDLKTFINEIKSPYLSISDESSYGQANDSLTIDDKNKIDEELQYKIQQLYEKLKLLQTYEQKRQSAFPKSSTGWIGSLFGSDEQDDRDLFQTTISSHRTQILRSLNDLTNHVNKSFEALQRQRYGREKQLNLLNFQNLEEDLDLNFYESNSGMNFVNDSEQLDDQWDINQDEEIQEQQLTQEQIQELDSENQEFLNLKTNQLKQVENLHHSMVDIVNLQAELSYQLETQSEQIDNLMDSQSQVEIDVRSGNRNLDQATNRNKKGSSIIISTCITLGVLLLFLDYIS, via the coding sequence ATGTCTGATCTAACACCGCTATTCAAACAATGTGTCAGTATAGTGCAAGATAAATTTGGTGATTCCattaaagaagattatGATTTAAAGCAGTCTAGAAAGGATAATTCTGAGGATCGTTATATCATTAAAGACacatttatcaaagaatgtattcaatttcataaattctTGACGGATTTGAAGACttttataaatgaaataaaatctCCTTACTTATCAATTAGTGACGAATCTAGTTATGGACAAGCGAATGATTCATTGACTATTGACGATAAGAACAaaatagatgaagaattgcaatataaaattcaacaattgtATGAAAAACTAAAGCTTTTACAAACGTACGAACAAAAGAGACAATCTGCATTTCCTAAGTCTTCCACTGGCTGGATCGGAAGTTTATTTGGTAGTGACGAACAGGACGATAGAGATCTCTTTCAGACTACCATAAGTTCCCATAGAACACAAATATTGAGATCGCTTAACGACCTAACTAATCATGTTAATAAAAGCTTTGAAGCTTTACAAAGACAAAGATACGGAAGAGAGAAACAACttaatttacttaattttcaaaacttGGAAGAGGATTTGGATTTAAACTTTTATGAATCTAACAGCGGAATGAATTTCGTGAATGATTCTGAACAGCTCGATGACCAATGGGATATAAAtcaagatgaagaaatacaGGAGCAGCAATTGACACAAGAGCAAATTCAAGAACTAGATTCTGAGAACCAAGAgtttttaaatttgaaaactaaCCAATTGAAACAAGTGGAAAACTTACATCATTCTATGGTGGATATTGTAAATCTTCAAGCTGAATTATCGTATCAATTAGAAACTCAATCTGAGCAAATTGACAACTTAATGGATAGTCAATCACAGGTGGAAATTGACGTTAGGCTGGGAAACAGAAACTTGGACCAGGCTACGAATAGAAATAAGAAGGGCTCCAGTATCATAATATCTACATGTATTACATTAGGCGTATTGTTACTATTTCTAGATTATATATCTTGA
- a CDS encoding DEHA2C03432p (similar to uniprot|P32769 Saccharomyces cerevisiae YKR084c HBS1 GTP binding protein) — MAGFDEDDLADYDNYSGEEEFNEDNLDDQEYDKLYACLPQLKEDIKDYNDEILEIDLKEALYFNYYEIEEAVKELKSKYPKKKTNTTTKKVKSNFDEPSPDDEIINAQKNAFEKNMGSLKISEERNNSSSTVDTITEKQPPKKTQPFKKIDLSKELSTHTTYLKPHKSFVVIGHVDAGKSTLMGRLLFDLGVIDAKTVNNLVRQSEKIGKGSFALAWIMDQTSEERSRGVTVDICATNFETETSRFTAIDAPGHKDFVPQMISGVSQADFALLVIDSITGEFESGFTMDGQTKEHTILAKNLGIARLCVVVNKMDKENWSERRFEDIKFQMTEFLTGSDIGFSSDQIDFVPISGLTGNNVVKTDTTIKAFDWYKGPTLSNYLESIRLTDQIVDDDLVSKLIKEDFNMSINDIYNISSSEFGVSGKITSGMIQAGETVSISPNQEYLQIQSLSIHDNPVNVGISGEIVSMSFKINQLTNKTSDDLNIGDLISKIDSPITAVKTFIASIHLFNMNKPLLVGTPFVLFRNNSHIPARISKILEIEGSKKKKKHLISKQSATVEIIVQGDRLLPVTRFGDNKILGRVVIRREGVTVGAGTISDF; from the exons ATGGCAGGCTTCGATGAGGATGATCTAGCAGACTACGATAACTATTctggtgaagaagaattcaatgaGGATAATCTAGATGATCAAGAATACGATAAATTATATGCATGTCTTCCtcaattgaaagaagacaTTAAAGACTATAATGATGAGATACTTGAGATAGATTTAAAAGAAGCATTATACTTCAATTATtatgaaatagaagaagCAGTCAAAGAGTTGAAGTCTAAGTATCCTAAAAAGAAGACTAACA CTACTACCAAGAAAGTAAAATCCAATTTTGATGAACCTAGTCCAGATGATGAGATTATAAATGCCCAAAAAAATGCATTTGAGAAGAACATGGGAAGTTTAAAAATTTCCGAGGAAAGGAACAATAGTTCATCAACTGTCGATACTATTACAGAAAAACAACCACCAAAGAAGACCCAACCTTTCAAGAAGATTGATCTATCTAAGGAATTATCCACACATACGACTTATTTAAAACCCCATAAGTCATTTGTTGTTATAGGTCATGTTGATGCAGGTAAATCCACATTAATGGGTAGATTACTTTTTGATCTAGGGGTTATTGATGCAAAAACTGTCAACAACTTAGTTAGACAATCAGAGAAAATAGGAAAAGGTTCATTTGCACTTGCTTGGATTATGGATCAAACCAGCGAAGAAAGATCCCGTGGAGTCACTGTTGACATATGTGCCACTAACTTCGAGACTGAGACGTCCAGGTTTACAGCTATTGACGCCCCAGGTCATAAAGACTTTGTACCTCAGATGATAAGTGGTGTCTCCCAGGCAGACTTTGCTTTATTGGTGATTGACTCTATTACGGGAGAATTCGAATCTGGATTTACAATGGATGGGCAGACTAAAGAGCATACGATCCTCGCTAAAAATCTAGGTATTGCGAGACTATGCGTGGttgtaaataaaatggATAAGGAGAATTGGTCTGAAAGAAGATTCGAAGATATTAAGTTCCAAATGACTGAATTTTTGACTGGCTCGGATATTGGGTTTTCAAGTGACCAGATAGATTTCGTACCTATTTCAGGTTTGACGGGCAACAATGTTGTCAAAACTGACACAACTATTAAGGCCTTTGATTGGTATAAGGGTCCAACATTGAGCAACTACTTGGAGAGTATTCGATTGACCGATCAAATagttgatgatgatttggTATCCAAATTGATTAAGGAGGATTTCAACATGTCtataaatgatatttaTAACATTTCGAGCTCTGAATTTGGAGTTAGTGGTAAAATTACATCTGGTATGATTCAAGCCGGGGAGACAGTTTCTATTTCTCCGAATCAGgaatatttacaaattcAATCGTTATCAATTCATGATAATCCGGTAAACGTGGGTATAAGCGGTGAGATAGTTCTGATGAGTTTCAAGATTAATCAACTTACCAATAAGACTTCTGATGATTTGAACATTGGTGATTTGATTCTGAAAATCGACTCTCCAATAACAGCTGTCAAGACTTTTATTGCTTCGATacatttattcaatatgaATAAACCGCTATTAGTTGGAACACCATTCGTTTTatttagaaataattcGCATATTCCTGCAAGAATTTCGAAAATTCTCGAAATTGAAGGttcgaagaagaagaaaaagcACTTGATTTCCAAACAATCCGCAACGGTTGAGATAATTGTACAAGGTGATAGATTATTACCTGTTACAAGATTCGGTGACAATAAGATTTTGGGCAGGGTAGTTATTAGAAGGGAAGGTGTTACTGTAGGAGCAGGTACCATTAGCGATTTTTGA
- a CDS encoding DEHA2C03454p (weakly similar to uniprot|P22580 Saccharomyces cerevisiae YDR242W AMD2 Putative amidase), which produces MTASFEQFLTNDPLNTYEDLDKYEKEWKPKVENYRRLLEGGIVPEYKIKLPGSIESLASQGFNPLKYLHQAKLLSDKEFEITDSTGSALVSKIASGQLSSVDVFNAFAKRAVIAHQFTNCALELFTEEGLERAKYLDDYFKKNGKTIGPLHGLPVSLKEQMSYKGKVTHGSYVSKITNVTEEHSVTTQVLEKLGAVFYVRTNQPQTLMHLDSNNNFIGLSRNPYNLGLSSGGSSSGEGSIVGFGGSPLGVGTDIGGSIRAPAAYSGCHGLRPTTRRLSTRGGVSSNLGQESVPSVSGPMSRSIDDIDLYMKTYINQGKPWELDAWCIPLPWKEVLKPEPKDLTIAVMYDDGLVKVSPPIQRAIKQVILKLANAGAKIVEFKPIRTVEAYETINKLYNCDGNSMQRKLLGDSGEPLTKLTKWCLNYGDGDKVYSVPENRKLNDIRDSLRQEYTTYLVENKIDFILCPTYNNVAPQPECVYNWSYTSLFNLLDFPTLAFQTGMFQDPKLDTWDPDHQNYKYRSDLEKLECNNYDPEIFKGAPIGLQLAGKRYSDESVVAAGKTIIEILDVDLYNVEL; this is translated from the coding sequence ATGACAGCATCGtttgaacaatttttgaCGAACGATCCACTCAATACTTATGAAGACTTAGATAAGTATGAAAAAGAATGGAAGCCCaaagttgaaaattacAGAAGACTTTTGGAAGGAGGCATTGTGCCcgaatataaaattaagTTGCCAGGATCCATTGAATCATTGGCGTCACAGGGTTTTAATCCCTTAAAGTATTTGCACCAAGCTAAACTTTTGAGTGATAAAGAGTTTGAAATCACCGATTCCACAGGATCTGCATTAGTAAGCAAAATAGCTCTGGGACAACTCAGTTCAGTGGATGTATTCAATGCGTTTGCTAAGAGAGCGGTAATAGCCCACCAATTCACCAACTGTGCGTTAGAGTTGTTCACCGAGGAAGGGTTGGAAAGGGCTAAATATTTGGATGACtacttcaagaaaaatggCAAAACCATTGGCCCATTACATGGATTGCCTGTATCCTTGAAGGAGCAGATGAGCTATAAGGGGAAAGTTACCCATGGTAGTTATGTTTCGAAAATTACTAATGTCACGGAAGAACATAGTGTTACCACACAAGTTTTAGAAAAATTGGGGGCTGTTTTCTACGTTAGAACAAACCAACCGCAAACATTGATGCATTTAGATTCCaataacaatttcattGGACTTTCTAGGAACCCATACAATTTGGGATTATCCTCGGGTGGGTCTTCTTCAGGTGAAGGTTCGATTGTAGGATTTGGTGGATCTCCATTAGGGGTGGGTACTGACATCGGTGGATCAATTAGAGCACCTGCTGCATATTCTGGGTGTCATGGTTTAAGACCTACTACTCGTAGACTTTCTACTCGTGGTGGTGTTTCGAGTAACTTGGGTCAAGAAAGTGTTCCTTCTGTTTCTGGACCTATGTCGAGATCAATTGATGACATTGATTTGTATATGAAAACTTACATTAATCAGGGTAAGCCTTGGGAACTTGATGCCTGGTGCATCCCATTGCCATGGAAAGAGGTACTAAAGCCAGAACCAAAAGATCTTACTATTGCCGTTATGTATGATGATGGGTTAGTTAAAGTATCCCCTCCTATTCAAAGAGCCATAAAGCAGGTAATTTTGAAGCTTGCAAATGCGGGAGCAAAGATAGTGGAATTCAAGCCAATTAGAACTGTAGAAGCCTATGaaactattaataaattgtacAATTGTGACGGAAACTCCAtgcaaagaaaattattagGAGATTCAGGCGAACCATTAACTAAATTAACAAAATGGTGCTTGAATTATGGTGATGGTGATAAAGTATATTCTGTACCTGAAAACCGTAAGTTAAATGATATCAGAGATTCTTTAAGACAAGAATACACTACTTATCTTGTGgaaaacaaaattgattttattttatgtCCTACCTATAATAATGTGGCACCACAGCCAGAATGTGTGTATAATTGGTCGTACACTTCGttgtttaatttattgGATTTTCCAACTTTAGCATTCCAAACTGGAATGTTCCAAGATCCAAAGCTTGATACTTGGGATCCAGATCATCAAAACTACAAATATAGAAGtgatttggaaaaattagaatgtaataattatgatccagaaattttcaaaggTGCTCCAATTGGTTTGCAACTAGCCGGTAAGAGATATTCTGACGAATctgttgttgctgctgggaaaacaataattgaaattttggatGTCGACTTATATAATGtagaattataa
- a CDS encoding DEHA2C03476p (weakly similar to uniprot|P39106 Saccharomyces cerevisiae YER001W MNN1 Alpha-1 3-mannosyltransferase), producing the protein MGLESIISPLLQTSRSKRKAIVFSILLLWIVIINLWIHNYRHQHAFKTVTGSIYDTVNNLSFNNNLDADNKENILDDETIKYFMKANDIKDVRSIDAHSTTYDLMLRNHGLNSILKDLPFNERCDLYFKNLFTTDMNWYVDPNKNFQLENRYEYSYDSFRNNKLNEVKEAYAKENGIDAKLVEDSAVEHRVKLRYDTFWKKTMQTEQMMTDYISHVRIFNKCYLTSDNQNEASQTKKLAAGQSKMIKSLSEKDLIKDGKRKFKPTAKESLLNTDSFESCTDLESRIYKWLSFSFPIYERFTGEIVLTPPDLSKYVYHPEVFKPTNQKVHDARGKAGKINSKLTNSKACFLQRFKNKMNGKGIVLSIGDKHVNDTVKLIHLLRALNNKFPIEIVYNGGISEASKSRIVTAARQRFIDLPSSFKKIAHHLPDDYFDDSDHGLPKQEVWFVNVQNVIHDNYKEKFDKFANKFLAALFNSFEEYILLDADTVLLQTPEYFFNLMGYKKRGAYFYKDRTAPEFRPSGDTKFFEKMTPSIIDHAMFNIPIVTSHTLDLSFFDGMGHFMESGLVVIDRNLHFNSILMMMQLNFMNPVTSRVYGDKEIFWLAFAINGDEGFEFNRYHAAAIGVETPMEDRVGLEGKPLKSKEICSAHPGHINGEDGKTLLWFNSGFQFCGQAPDVDYEKEFNFHTRVKFLKTIEEMKIFFQNPIILKHAIVPPFKNKLETLCENTDGEPKEAWFMDKGYCNSYLWCSYSLIGGRTGDGGDNTQIGKFIEFDQKSIDLFSYYGDIWVGNE; encoded by the coding sequence GCATTTAAGACGGTTACAGGGTCTATTTACGATACAGTGAATAATTTgtcattcaataataacttAGATGCCgacaataaagaaaatatcttgGATGATGAAACCATTAAATACTTCATGAAAGCCAACGATATTAAAGATGTGAGATCTATCGATGCGCATTCAACCACTTACGATTTAATGTTGCGAAACCATGGTCTCAACAGCATATTGAAGGACTTGCCATTCAACGAGAGATGTGACTTATACTTCAAGAACTTATTTACCACCGACATGAATTGGTATGTAGATCCAAATAAGAATTTTCAGTTGGAAAACAGATATGAATACAGCTACGACCTGTTTAGGAATAACAAACTTAACGAGGTGAAAGAAGCATATGCTAAAGAGAATGGCATTGACGCTAAATTAGTTGAGGACAGTGCTGTAGAACATCGTGTTAAGTTGAGGTATGACACTTTCTGGAAAAAGACCATGCAAACAGAACAGATGATGACCGACTATATTTCGCATGTTAGaatattcaacaaatgTTACTTAACATCTGATAATCAAAACGAAGCTTCacaaacaaagaaattggCAGCTGGCCAAAGTAAGATGATTAAGTCTTTGAGCGAAAAAGATTTGATCAAAGATGGAAAGAGAAAATTTAAACCTACGGCGAAAGAATCGTTATTAAACACTGATAGTTTTGAATCGTGCACAGATTTGGAATCCAGAATATACAAATGgctttcattttcattccCCATTTATGAAAGATTCACAGGTGAAATTGTTTTAACCCCACCTGATTTAAGCAAATATGTTTATCATCCCGAAGTTTTTAAACCTACTAATCAAAAAGTTCATGATGCTCGTGGTAAAGCAGGAAAAATCAACTCTAAGTTGACAAACAGCAAAGCATGCTTTTTGCAGAGATTTAAGAACAAAATGAACGGAAAAGGTATCGTGTTATCTATAGGAGATAAGCATGTCAATGATACtgttaaattaattcatttattgaGGGCATTGAATAACAAGTTTCCAATCGAAATTGTGTACAATGGTGGTATCTCTGAGGCATCTAAGAGTCGTATTGTCACTGCTGCTAGACAAAGATTCATTGATTTACCTAGttcatttaaaaaaatcGCTCATCATTTACCAGACGATTACTTTGATGATTCCGATCATGGGTTACCAAAGCAAGAAGTTTGGTTCGTTAACGTTCAAAACGTTATCCATGATAATTACAAAGAAaagtttgataaatttgcCAATAAATTCTTAGCAGCTTTgttcaattcatttgaagAGTATATACTACTCGATGCTGATACCGTATTGCTTCAGACTCcagaatatttcttcaacctCATGGGTTATAAGAAGAGAGGAGCTTATTTTTATAAAGATAGGACAGCTCCCGAATTCAGGCCACTGGGTGATACTAAATTCTTTGAGAAGATGACTCCATCAATTATTGATCACGCAATGTTTAATATTCCTATTGTTACCAGTCACACGTTAGACTTGAGTTTCTTTGATGGTATGGGACACTTCATGGAAAGTGGGTTGGTCGTCATCGATAGAAACTTACATTTCAACTCCattttaatgatgatgcaATTGAACTTCATGAATCCAGTCACTTCAAGAGTTTATGGTGACAAGGAAATATTTTGGTTAGCATTTGCTATTAATGGGGACGAAGGTTTCGAATTTAATAGATACCATGCCGCCGCCATTGGTGTAGAGACTCCTATGGAAGATAGAGTCGGCTTGGAAGGTAAAccattgaaatcaaaagaaatatgCTCTGCTCACCCTGGTCATATCAACGGAGAAGACGGTAAGACCTTATTATGGTTCAATTCTGGTTTCCAATTCTGTGGTCAAGCACCCGACGTAgattatgaaaaagaattcaaCTTCCATACTCGTGttaaattcttgaaaactATAGAGGAAATGAAGATTTTCTTCCAGAATCCAATCATTCTTAAACACGCTATTGTTCCTCCCTTCAAAAACAAATTAGAAACATTATGTGAAAATACAGATGGAGAGCCAAAGGAAGCTTGGTTCATGGATAAAGGGTACTGCAATTCCTATTTATGGTGTAGTTATTCCCTTATTGGTGGTCGTACTGGGGACGGTGGTGACAATACGCAGATTGGTAAATTTATCGAATTTGATCAAAAGTCGATAGATTTGTTTTCATACTATGGTGATATTTGGGTTGGCAATGAATAG